In the genome of Calothrix sp. PCC 6303, the window CGCTGATGACTACGGTTATGAAGCCCAACTTCTCAAAGCTGCTGTTAGCGTTAATGAACGTCAACGCTTAATTGCCCTAGAAAAACTCCAACAAGCACTAAAAATTCTCAAAGGAAAAACCGTTGGTTTACTTGGTTTAACCTTCAAGCCTGACACAGACGATTTACGCGATGCTCCAGCCTTGAATCTGATTGAACAACTCAACCGTCTAGGTGCAAAAGTTAAAGCATACGATCCAATTATCTCCCAAACTGGTATGCGTCACGGACTTTCTGGTGTTTTGGTAGAAACTGATGCCGAAAGACTCGCTGATGGTTGCGATGCTTTGGTATTAGTCACAGAATGGGAGCAATTTAGCAACTTGGATTACGCCAAAATGGCAAAATTAATGAGTCACCCAGTAATGATTGATGGTCGTAACTTCCTCGATCCTGAAGTTATGACAAGAGCAGGTTTCCAATATATTGGGGTTGGCAGATAAACTGATTTTTTCCCCACAAACTTCGTAGAGACGTAGCAGTGCTACGTCTTTATAATTTATGTGAATTTATGTGTAATTATACTGATTGAAAAATCATTGCAACACATAGACAATCTGTAGCGGTTTAACAATGCTCATACGTGTAAACTTAACGCGAAACCCAGATACCGACTAGGAATGAACTCCTCGGCGGGTATGGAAGCTAGCAAATAAGACATCTGTAGCTTAAATTGACACCAATGATAAATGGCAGGCTGGTTAATTGATGAGTAGATTGACCTTCTACCCTTAACCACGGTAAAGATTAATAGTGAGTTCTTTTGTACTTCTAAATACAGAATTTTTTTCTAAAGCTTATATTAAGCTTTACCCGGCTATAACCATACAAATCATCTCAGTGCATTTCACCGGAACCAACTTTGCCTTAAAATCCTTAGTAGACCAATGATTTTTTTGTGCCTAAAATTCACATTGGCTGGCACAAAAGCAGCATAAAAACAGTTGCGGATGCATTTTTTGTATCAAAGCAGCTAAATGAATATCACATCATACAGATAGGAATGATTGGGAGATAAAGGAATGCGCGATGCAATCACAAGTTTAATTAAGAATTATGACGTTGCGGGGAAATATTTCGATCGCACTGCCATTGATAGCCTCAAATCCTATTTTGCTAGCGGTACTGAAAGGGTACAGGCAGCAGCGACAGTAAATGGGAGTGCTGCGGCAATTGTCAAGCAAGCTGGTTTAGCTTTATTTGATGAACTGCCTGAGTTGATTCGTCCAGGTGGTAATGCCTATACAACTCGTCGTTATGCGGCTTGTTTGCGGGATATGGATTATTATCTCCGTTATGCAACTTATGCATTGGTTGCCGGAAATATGGATGTACTTAACGAGCGCGTGTTACAAGGTTTGCGGGAAACTTATAATTCTTTGGGTGTTCCCATCGGTCCTACGGTTCGCGGAATCCAAATTATGAAGGATATTGTCAAAGCGCAGGTTGCAGCTAGTGGTGTGGCTGATACTGGCTTTGTGGATGAGCCTTTTGATTATATTACTCGTGAGTTGAGCGAGACCGATATTTAGATATTTGGTTAGCTGCACATAGTAAGTAGTTAAACAAAATTAATTACACAATATTAAGGCATGAAACCCTTATCCAGACTAAATACTTGTGTGTAAATAATTCTGCGCGATTACTTATGTCAGCTAATTGTGGGGGTACAGTGATGCTGTACCCTTTTTTATCTGGATTTGGTGTGAATATTACTTTAAGTTACTTAATGCTTTTCGCATTCCATCGCAAATGGCTAAACAACGGCTTGACACTTTACTGGTAGAACTAAATCTTTGCCCTTCTCGGAGTTTGGCACAACGACTAATTCAAGCTGGGGAGGTGACGGTTGATGGTATGGTAGTGGATAAAGTTGGTACAGAAGTGAATGCGATCGCGCAAATCAAAATCAAGCAAAAATCCCGTTTTGTTTCTCGTGGTGGAGAGAAGCTAGCTAAGGCTTTGACGGTTTTTGATATTCATGTGGCAGGACGTATCTGTTTGGATGCAGGCATCTCCACTGGAGGATTTACAGATTGTTTGCTGCAAGCTGGTGCGAAGTTGGTTTACGGTGTCGATGTTGGTTATGGACAGGTTGATTGGAAGTTACGTAATGATGCGAGGGTGGTTCTACGAGAACGGACTAATATCAGGCATTTGACAGCCGCAGATTTATATAATAATCAGCACTCGAATCCCGAAGAATACGCAGACTTAATTGTCGTAGATGTATCTTTTATTTCGGCTACCAAGATTCTTCCCGCTTTATGGCAACTTTCCCAAGCACCACGAGAAGCCCTGTTACTGGTGAAACCACAATTCGAGGTCGGTAAAGAACGTGTGGGAAAAAAGGGGGTTGTCCGCGACCCTAACGACCATGCAGAAGCGATTTTTCAAGTTTGGCAAACAGCAGAAAACTTAGGTTGGGGTTATCAAGGTTTAACTTGGTCGCCAATTACTGGTCCAGCGGGTAATATCGAATACTTACTATGGTTGAAGATGGAGAGTGTAATTCCATCTCCAGAGTTAGGGGAAATTAAAGAACTGACAAAATCTGCTGTCGCGGAAATTCGGAAACAGTGAATAGGTGACAGGGAACAGGGAACAGTGAACAGGGAACAGGTAACGGTTAAAATATGAACATATCCTTAACAACCAACGAAAATCATTTGACTTCTGATTCTCCTTCCTCACCCCAACCCACATTCATCTTAGTAGATGGACATTCCTTGGCATTCCGTTCCTATTATGCCTTTGCAAAGGGAAGCGATCGCGGTTTGCGGACAAAGACGGGAATTCCGACGAGTATTTGTTTTGGCTTCATCAAATCTCTACTAGAAGTCATAGCGACACATCAACCGACGAATATAGCGATCGCATTCGATCTCAGTTTACCAACTTTCCGCCATGAGGCTGCTGAAACTTACAAAGCTGACCGTAAAGAGACACCTGAAGACTTTATTATTGACTTGGCAAATCTCCAAGAGTTATTAGCATCTCTAAATATCCAAATTATTACATCTCCTGGCTACGAGGCAGATGATGTTTTAGGGACTTTAGCTCAAAAAGCCGTAGCAAACCAGTATCAAGTTAAAATTCTCACAGGCGATCGGGATTTATTTCAACTCATAGATACAAATCAAAAAATTACTGTTCTTTATCTGAATAAAGA includes:
- the apcB gene encoding allophycocyanin subunit beta; the encoded protein is MRDAITSLIKNYDVAGKYFDRTAIDSLKSYFASGTERVQAAATVNGSAAAIVKQAGLALFDELPELIRPGGNAYTTRRYAACLRDMDYYLRYATYALVAGNMDVLNERVLQGLRETYNSLGVPIGPTVRGIQIMKDIVKAQVAASGVADTGFVDEPFDYITRELSETDI
- a CDS encoding TlyA family RNA methyltransferase — encoded protein: MAKQRLDTLLVELNLCPSRSLAQRLIQAGEVTVDGMVVDKVGTEVNAIAQIKIKQKSRFVSRGGEKLAKALTVFDIHVAGRICLDAGISTGGFTDCLLQAGAKLVYGVDVGYGQVDWKLRNDARVVLRERTNIRHLTAADLYNNQHSNPEEYADLIVVDVSFISATKILPALWQLSQAPREALLLVKPQFEVGKERVGKKGVVRDPNDHAEAIFQVWQTAENLGWGYQGLTWSPITGPAGNIEYLLWLKMESVIPSPELGEIKELTKSAVAEIRKQ